The Bacteroidota bacterium genome includes a region encoding these proteins:
- a CDS encoding histidine kinase yields MTTLSPIQPWYGRIFRHKYEAPLHVLVWVVYLMLAATPWYLGGVDPEPEVKTYFFLTILLYVPGIFYLNTFYLIPVFLQKRQWVRYLFWLLALTALFAAVDAIVAYFYRGGFDTGLAGFITVLWEKLKTGLAGLVFITVFSFAYRFTVDWIVHLGMIEKLETEQYAMELAVLKSQVDPHFLFNTLNSLYALALEEESDKTADGIAKLGTLMRYNLHDAQADTISLQKEVDYLEKYIALQQLRAGVNNIVDVVLDIPEGEAAQIRVSPMLLVPFVENAFKYGTSPVLPAQITIQLGVADGVLRLFVENTIIPQSSIARSGIGLTNVRERLQLLYPNKHILEVGAVDETFTVNLSITLK; encoded by the coding sequence ATGACAACGTTAAGTCCGATACAACCTTGGTACGGCCGCATATTTCGGCATAAGTATGAGGCCCCGCTGCATGTGCTGGTGTGGGTTGTGTACCTGATGCTTGCTGCAACGCCCTGGTATCTGGGTGGCGTGGATCCGGAGCCTGAAGTAAAAACGTATTTCTTTCTGACGATCCTCCTGTATGTTCCGGGCATCTTTTACCTGAATACGTTTTACCTAATTCCTGTATTCCTACAAAAAAGGCAATGGGTCAGGTATCTATTCTGGCTTCTTGCGTTAACCGCACTTTTTGCTGCTGTTGATGCAATCGTGGCCTATTTCTATCGCGGAGGATTTGATACGGGCCTCGCAGGATTTATCACTGTGTTGTGGGAAAAGCTGAAAACGGGATTGGCCGGCCTGGTCTTTATTACCGTCTTTTCTTTTGCCTATCGGTTTACGGTCGACTGGATTGTGCACCTTGGCATGATCGAGAAGCTCGAAACAGAGCAGTATGCGATGGAATTGGCTGTGTTGAAGTCCCAGGTTGATCCGCACTTTCTGTTTAATACGCTGAATAGCCTGTACGCATTGGCGCTCGAAGAGGAAAGCGATAAAACTGCTGACGGTATTGCAAAGCTTGGTACGCTTATGCGTTACAATTTGCACGACGCGCAGGCAGACACCATTTCTTTGCAGAAGGAGGTTGACTACCTCGAAAAATACATCGCCTTGCAACAGCTGCGCGCCGGCGTTAACAACATTGTTGATGTTGTGCTGGATATTCCAGAGGGCGAAGCTGCACAAATTCGGGTGTCGCCGATGCTTTTGGTGCCTTTTGTGGAGAATGCCTTTAAGTATGGCACCAGTCCTGTGTTGCCGGCACAAATTACCATCCAATTGGGAGTGGCGGATGGCGTCTTGCGCCTATTTGTAGAAAATACCATCATCCCGCAATCAAGTATTGCGCGAAGCGGCATTGGGTTGACAAATGTGCGAGAGCGCCTTCAGTTGCTCTACCCAAACAAACACATTCTTGAAGTGGGCGCCGTAGATGAAACGTTTACCGTTAACCTGAGCATCACCCTGAAATGA
- a CDS encoding MFS transporter, whose protein sequence is MQIKWRNLLLLAIAELLAMTLWFSASAVLPQLGVVWELTEGQRSWMTMSVQIGFVVGALLSAVLNLADRIPARLLFAGCALAGACFNAAIPLFQTGPAVALVLRFLTGITLAGVYPPGMKLMATWSKTDRGLGIGLLVGALTLGSAMPYLLNAVPISGVSGIPPWEHVLLAASAMALLASAVVFFFVKAGPHLTGSAPFNWRFIAQALKHKPTRLANFGYLGHMWELYAMWTWMPVMFIASYEAAGWSLQQAYLAGFAMIAIGAPAAMLAGWLADRLGRTLITVVSLVVSGLCAGVIGFFFEMPAILTVVALVWGFAVIADSAQFSVAVSELTDSRYVGTALTLQTSMGFLLTLFSIRVMPYMVAWFTWEYAFLILTPGPIFGIWSMLKLRRLPEATQMAAGNR, encoded by the coding sequence ATGCAAATAAAATGGCGTAATCTACTCTTGTTGGCAATTGCTGAATTGCTGGCCATGACACTCTGGTTTTCGGCTTCAGCTGTGTTGCCGCAGTTGGGCGTGGTGTGGGAGTTAACCGAGGGGCAGCGCTCGTGGATGACGATGAGTGTGCAAATAGGCTTTGTGGTGGGTGCCTTGTTGAGTGCTGTACTGAATCTTGCAGACCGCATCCCGGCGCGGTTACTTTTTGCCGGCTGTGCATTGGCCGGCGCGTGTTTTAATGCGGCAATTCCGCTGTTTCAGACAGGGCCAGCTGTTGCCCTTGTGCTGCGCTTTCTAACAGGCATTACACTTGCCGGCGTATATCCACCCGGCATGAAATTGATGGCAACCTGGAGTAAAACGGACAGGGGCCTTGGCATTGGGTTGCTGGTCGGCGCGCTGACGCTGGGGTCAGCCATGCCGTATCTGCTGAACGCCGTGCCCATATCCGGTGTATCCGGCATCCCTCCATGGGAGCATGTTTTGCTCGCTGCATCTGCAATGGCGCTTTTGGCCTCAGCGGTTGTTTTCTTCTTTGTGAAAGCCGGCCCACATCTCACCGGCTCCGCGCCTTTCAACTGGCGCTTTATTGCACAAGCACTGAAGCATAAACCTACGCGGCTGGCAAACTTCGGATATCTCGGTCACATGTGGGAGCTGTACGCCATGTGGACCTGGATGCCGGTCATGTTTATTGCGAGTTATGAAGCAGCAGGATGGTCTTTGCAACAGGCATACCTGGCCGGCTTTGCAATGATCGCCATAGGCGCCCCGGCTGCCATGCTGGCCGGCTGGCTGGCTGATCGGCTCGGCCGAACACTGATTACGGTTGTGAGCCTCGTGGTGTCGGGCTTATGCGCCGGCGTCATTGGTTTTTTCTTTGAGATGCCGGCAATCCTTACCGTTGTTGCGCTTGTGTGGGGTTTTGCTGTGATCGCAGATAGCGCCCAGTTCAGCGTGGCTGTAAGCGAGTTGACTGACAGCCGCTATGTGGGCACGGCGCTGACTTTGCAAACGAGCATGGGTTTTCTGCTGACGCTTTTTTCTATTCGGGTAATGCCCTACATGGTAGCATGGTTTACCTGGGAATATGCTTTTCTGATACTGACGCCTGGGCCGATCTTTGGAATCTGGAGCATGCTTAAACTCCGTCGATTGCCGGAGGCTACACAAATGGCTGCCGGCAACCGTTAG